From a region of the Sporosarcina ureilytica genome:
- a CDS encoding MaoC family dehydratase — MTAFQFQVTRGDIERYADVSHDRNPIHLNEKSAKAAGFSGEIAHGMLTMAKMVSIVVNEFLEPHQFMESYEFTFLAPVYVDDIVTVQVVPKGKEYRVSGICRGELVVRGIVSV; from the coding sequence ATGACGGCGTTTCAATTTCAAGTAACTAGAGGCGATATTGAACGTTATGCCGACGTGTCACATGACCGAAATCCGATTCATCTAAATGAAAAGTCTGCAAAAGCGGCCGGTTTTTCCGGGGAAATCGCACATGGGATGCTAACGATGGCGAAAATGGTGAGCATCGTGGTGAATGAATTTTTAGAGCCACATCAATTCATGGAAAGCTATGAATTTACTTTTTTAGCCCCCGTTTATGTGGATGATATTGTCACGGTGCAAGTCGTTCCTAAAGGAAAGGAATACCGTGTTAGTGGGATTTGTCGGGGGGAGCTTGTTGTGAGGGGAATTGTTTCGGTATAG